The Tachysurus fulvidraco isolate hzauxx_2018 chromosome 10, HZAU_PFXX_2.0, whole genome shotgun sequence genome segment TCTCTCTTCTTGTTTCTGTTCTCTATGATATATAATgggttattttttctttttctcttgttatttaaaattacatatatatttagatttagatttgtaAAGATTTTAACTGAAGTAACTTATTGAAGGAAGAATTAGAAATAAGTATTTCATAAATTTCACTACCACCTTTAGCTAAATAATTAACTGTATTGTGCTAAATTTTGAAACGCTCTCAAGTACCCTATCTGGCCAGCGGATGGAGACAAAACAGACTCCACAAGGCTGCACAGAAAAAGTTATTTTTGTCCACTCTGATGTGTGATATAGTGGATTTGTATCCTTACAAAATATATCATGCTCCGTGCCACTTTCTTCTACATGTAAAATGTCTTTGCCATTCTTTAATAGCTAACATAATTTTAGTTTCTCTTATTTTATAGTGTGAATAGTATATATGAGATGTTTAGCATCATTCTGTAATGTCTTTAGACCTTGTCCAGCTGCACATCACCACAAACAAATTAATGTACAACACAAAACATGCAAAGAAAACCCCTAAATGTCACACTTTCAGAATAGTCTAGAATCATGGAGTCCAGCTCCATGCTGTCTAGCTCCATGACAACAAGCACTATTTTAGCATTGCAGGTAAGAATCTCTACCAGAAAACAATCCACAAAAGGTAGAACCTTAACTTCATCAAATTACATATATTATAGTGAGGTGAAACCAAAACTTTGTTTCcatgcaaaccaaaatattccACCTGATTTGGCCATATTTGACTATTTTCGACAGGATGATGACTTACATATACACCAGAATCATTAAAGGAGTCTGGAGTTTGCAGTGTTGTGCAAGGATGACTGGTCTTAGATGTGTCAAAACTTGTCTGACACTACAGAAAGTGCTTGACTGTTTTTTACAGTAATTTTGATATTAGATTAAACAACTGAGTGCATAGGCGAAAGAGATGGGTGTTGAGAGGTGTGGGGGCTGTAATGAGCTTCTGCTACCTGAACCTGTGTGTAGTATGTCATAGTACTGTGTGGTTACATTTGGTCACAAattctgagctgacaggaagtttgTTTACTGAGATAAAGTAAAGACATTCAACTGTCAATCAAGTCCTGGGCCTCCACCTTTTGTGAGGTCACCTGAAGAGAGATTCTGTCccagtatttgtgtgtgtgtgtgtgtgtgtgtgtgtgtgtgtgtgtgtgtgtgtgtgtgtgtgtgtgtgtgtgtgtgtgtgtgtgtgtgtgtgtgtgtgtgtgtgtgtgtgtgtgtgtgtgtgtgtgtgtgtgtgtgtgtgtgtgtgtgcgtgtgtgcatgtgtgtgtgtgtgtgtgtgtgtgtgtgtgtgtgtgtgtgtgtgtgtgtgtgtgtgtgtgtgtgtgtgtgtgtgtgtgtgcgtgtcaggTAAATGAGGGTCAGACTAAACTGTTTTCTGTGTTGCTAGACGAGCTAAACTAAGAAAACAGTTACAGTGAGGATGGAGCTTTTCTGGTCTGTTGTGCAACAGAGACAGTCAGAGTGAACAGATGTAACGGACTTCCTGTGGTGCTAAAAAATACCCTGCAACACACTGTTGGGAAAACACAAGagcatatacgcacacacacactaatataataTTCAGATTATTAGTCAGATAATCAGACACATTCAGACTACCATTTTATTCCAACATGAATGTTAGATATTTGTACATGAATTAATAGGTCATGCAAACACAAGAAAACAGGTGGCTGATTTTTTTGGGAACATTAGTTATTATGGCTGAAGAATTTCATAGCTGGAGATTATCCACAATAGATATTCACACATACATGCTGACCAGGGGGAAATGAATCTGAAAGCTTTTAACTTCTCCATTTTTaccacatatgtgtgtgtgtgtgtgtgtgtgtgtgtgtgtgtgtgtgtgtgtgtgtgtgtgtgtgtgtgtgtgtgtgtgtgtgtgtgtgtgtgtgtgtgtgtgtaagagagagcgagagagattgtgttaaaaaaacaagTACATCACGTGGCCAGACTTTAATGCATGTATTTGCTTTACCTAAGAGCTACTAAAATGCTGCCACAACTGCTACTGTTTCCATATTTTCATAATgtacacatgtactgtagttccaccttatatttaatattttttctgtgtgagattGGTGTTGAGGAGCTGTATACCTGAAGTGCCTTGGAGGTCATACACATCAGCTATGGTCTTGTTAGTATTTAGAGTAAAGATGAAGGTCTTTGtgttgaaggtgtgtgtgtgtgtgtgtgtgtgtgtgtgtgtgtgtgtgtgtgtgtgtgtgtgtgtgtgtgtgtgtgtgtgtgtgtgtgtgtgtgtgtgtgtggttaactGATCAGCTCCTTTAGTGAATAATGTACAAAATATGATTTAGATTAACATTAATGTtgaataaaatagttttttttattcattcttgaTTCCCTGCCCCTATTTAAATGAGAATGTAGATGAAAATAAACGCTCTTTGCACAACAATAGAAGCACCTAAACAGGGGTCTATGAAATCCCCATTACGGAATGGTCTTGTGTGCTGCAACAGGAGCTACTTCCTCAAACCTATTGACAACAGTGGGgtgctttgattaaaaaaaggaacaagAATCTTTTGGAACTTCACTTTGGTTAAGCCTGGTGTTTGTGACACTTTTATGCTCATACAATGTATGATCTCTAACAGAAAAATTTCCCTTGTGTTGCTTGCGTTAATATTTTTGTAATCAAAAGGTCTGCCTGTAGACTGTAGGTAAAATATTTCCTCTTTCCAAGAACTATTAAGAACTATTACCTGTGACATGAATTAACtgtaacaatttgcatgcataAATGTTGAAAATTACATTTCAAtgcaatctttctttctttctttctttctttctttctttctttctttctttctttctttctctataaGTTTATTAAAATTTTGGATTATTATATGGTCATGGGAGACaagtaaaaaaacacaatgttaaTCCTTTCATGATACTAACCTTCACAAAAGTCAGAAATTCAAGcaaattcattaaaatgtagAACTTCAGAAGactttttcaaatttaaataaacaaaaatatggcTTTCAATCACCCTCTACATCCAGAAATTAAAACatcaatgtaaaaatattttatgaaaatgGAACCAAACTAGTAGCAAATCTCTGAAACACAACATGATTGGCTGCTCTGAAGTAACAACTCCAAAAGTGCATTACAATTATACATAGGCTCCATCCTTCTGACCTGATCAAAATCAGGAACTGCCAGCACAGAGAGAACAGTCAGTCAGGGGTAATAAAGTGCAGACGTCGAGAGGCATTTATCACCATttcactttcctttttttatttgtagagtaacagaagaaaaaaataactaaaggATTAATTTGCTATTCCAACTTTTGTTCCTTATGTAACAAAGAGAATTTAGTTAGAGCTGTATGCCTGAGACGATTTTACATTACAGAATGGATGGTTGTGTCATTTCCTCAGTAAGTACACACTTTAACTGTCATGAGTGTatggttaaagaaaaaaaacaacctgataCTACATACaattaactaataataatataatgctgTAGTTATTAGTCAATTACAACCTATAGAAAATGTGTGTAAGGtgtgattattaaaaaacaagattattattattattattattattgttattattattattattattattattattattattattattattattattattattcaaataaaatacttttttgaaataaaatacattgtctttattttatgcttCTATTTTCTCAAAATTTCAGTCATCAGACGAAATTGTTGCATATGATCAAGTTTTCCGGCCACAGTATGATTTTTTTCCATATATAACCAGTGATCCAGATGGTCATATCGGTAAGtctaaaaaaggaaatattttcAACTTTGTGTTCCATTTGggattttttaaacaaaaaaatgcatataaaatTTCCATGAGGTTGTTTAAAAAGTAAACCATTCTATGTTATAAGATATCTATATTATGTTATAAGAAATCTAGGTGTAAATACATTAAACATGTCTATATTCTAACTAAACTAAAGAAACATCCTTAAAAcctattttctcatttttctttttactttttttctaaAGGAATGTCAGTCTGCATTGGGGGATTTAATCATCATATGTTATAACAAAGCACAAAATACAAACtaacacattttcttttataaacttttaagtattaaaatactaataaaatgtGCTTCTAAATGtagattattcattttatttaatagacaaacaaatgatacaaaaaaGTACAGAACGTGAATCATTATGTGCTCGGGAAATTTTTCACAGCTTTCCACAGGATTGTCGCTGTATGATCCATTTCTACTGTTGTTGCTGGTCTTTGTGCTAaataccattcattcattcattcattcattttctaccgcttatccgaacttcttgggtcacggggagcctgtgcctatctcaggcgtcattgggcatcaaggcaggatacaccctggacggagtgccaacccattgcagggtaCTAAATACCAGTATAGATTTATTCAGTACTGTAAAAAACAAtatgagaaacattttaaaaggatgtactaacttttttttttttttaagaattaaaaacacTGTGTATTCTTTTGGGTTTTGTGCATACTACCAATAGCTGCATACTTTTGTATGGCTACCAATTCTGtcacaaagatttttttcccaACCAAAGCAATATATTGATATCatacattgtgtgtaaattccAGATATACTAGATTACCTCAGTAGTTGTTAATGAATCTTTGGCAACGTATGCTATTCCATCTGCTGCtagattttggatttttttaatggcaACAATCTCTGCTCCTGATAGAAACAGCCTGTGGTTGCTGTCTCAATCTTAaatcatagtttttttttactcattactCATTACTCAAACCTAGAGCCATTTATAGAAAGTAACCATTACATGACAGACTTGCACTATAGAGGATATTAACCTAGAGGATATGATCATCATTCACAACACATCTGCTTCATTCTCTTCTCCTACTTTAAAAATTAATACGAAATGCAAAGACCATCAGAACCAAACAATCATTTAAGATGCTGTTCATATTATATACACCTAGCTGTAGTATATGTATCTTCCtaagaataataaaacagaGCAACTGGAATTGATTTATGATCTTAACATAAATGTTCAACATTATAGCCCTTTACCTTGACTTACATGAGTTAAACatctataatttttttactaagaccatatatatatatatatatatataaaatcaaatttaaaaaatcctcTTGCTCTCATTCCTTAATCAGAGACTGGATGGGATtatcacactgatcacactcaCCAGAGTGAGCTGGAGGTCCCTTCGAGTGGTCACTTCACTGAACTACACCCCGCAGCCTACTACTATGGGGATATGGAGTCTTACCACCCTCCTCTGGATTCAAGCCTGGGGACTTTTGTGCCTGTGGTAACACCTCAGGTTAgtcctttaattaattaaacaattatggtcctggagaaaggttgtctcatttcactgtgtactgcaacagttatatatggttgaaatgacaataaaagcttcttgacttgacttgacttgacaaatGTTCCTTATGTACATGGTTATAAACAAATTATAGGTCAGATGATCTGTCTGAAAATTCCCTGTCCTGGAGGGTCAGTGTGTTAGCAGTCTGGTTATTTCCCTGATAATAACTAATGAATAAGTTAGAGTACAGAACTTACCATTAGCCTATTAGCCTCTACACAACTAGGGTTTAGGAACTCTTTTTCTAGGACTGTAAATTATTGGAAACTGGTCTATTTATGGGAACTGTAGCTTACTGCAAAATTCCGTTTCAGAAAGCATTGTTCTGGTTATTAGCAAATAAAATACAGCTTCACAAATTGTTCACTTGATTTAACACTTTGGCCTAAAGTGAGAAAGAGTAGTTAGACATCTTGTTTTAAGCGTAAATGCAAATTTACTGTCTGTTATTGGTTTTCTGCatatctatctattattatCCCCTTTGCAAGTCAGATCTTATGTTAATTACACAACGAAGACATTGAAAACAATGTGATGAACACTAAGCATTAGGAATTAGAGTTAAGTTTTTAGTCTTTAAGAGGTTGGTGAATAATCATAATGGGGCTTAAAGAGATGAGCACGAGGCAGGATGTCACAAAAGAGCATCTGTACTGAGAACCACTGAAACATTGCAGTCACACAGACTGATTGCTCAACATTGTCTTTTCCTGACTGAGGACTGTGGCCACTGCCAACACTCAATcagggacaaacacacataaacacacacatattggtTAAACCTCACATTCCCTTAACAACACAGCTTCtattaattcaaattaattgAGCCAAAATCAATTCAATGCATTAAttctacacacaaatatataactTGCTTTTAAAAGACATCTTTAAACAggcattatacattatacatatgACCAACAATTTGAACTCAgttgtttcttttcatttatatttctttgcagtaactagaagaaaaaaaataatataaagaaccTACATTTATGAAACAGGCAAGAATGaaactattaaataaatgaaaatgatattAAAGTGAATGTAACATGTCTCATTGCCCTTTTTTCTGACACAATAGCTTTAGCAGTTCCTCTTTCATTATAAGGTAATTCTGTGGTTTCCGAGTATGGGACTGCTTTTTTGAGATTGTGTCAACTTAGCATATTTCTTGTCCATAGCACAATAAAAACTGCGTAACAATAGCTTGCCTAACCTAAGTGTATAAATTGGTCCaataattttatttagttttgtctAAGTGATGCCATGTTAGATTAGTAGTTGCCACAAAAGATTAAGTAAAAATACTATTAAAAGATTCAAGATTCTGTTATTGACACTGAGACTGAGTACAGCTAAATGACAGCAGTCCTTAAATTGAAATTCACATAGTTGCTGGGTTTTGTATGTTTGGTCAGATAGCCGATAATGGCCAACACAGTGGTCTGAGTTAGTGATGTGGACATGTGATGTGGACATGACCAAAAAACATGTTTCATTAAGATTCATTTTCTAGAGTTTTCCATTGTACATGTAGAGAGAGTGTGACATTTCTGAAGTGAAAGAAATCTACTGCAAcatttttctaatatttctCTAGACATTATATAGGCAATGACTTATATACCTTGGGGTTTGCTGTGATATCCAGTGTAGACACACAGGACATTAACACATATTGACATTAAACGAAAAAGAATGTGGCTGAAGTTAGCAACTGGTAATGcataagaaagaaagtaataGTATTTACAAGACTCATGTAAAGCCTAGACAAAATTCTtacttaattttatttacagttaacTGTCACAGATTTTTGCCTAGCACTGGAGTTCATCCTAATTCTGCTTTTGATATATGTCACATTTCAAAATGTATGTAGACATAATATTGAGCTGTTGTTAGCTGTtgtgagttgttgttgttgaaataaGCATTTACTGAATCTTATATCTGatatctgataaaaaaaataaataaaaaaaaaatttaaaaaaaagatgcccAACAATATAGTCATTTTTACTAACAAGTTGGGTTTAAAGAACTGAACCAAGCAGCCAGGGTCAACATCACCAGATTAAATCACAGCATGCTGGATTAGTTCATACTGGACCCAGTGCTTGCTTTCCAAATTGATTTTTATCCCAGCAGTTTTTAGAGTGCAGGCAATTTTTGTTCCAAGAATAAAGGGATGCCTTGTTTAAACACTCAATGTTTGTACATTGATTGGTATTCTttgctaaaaatatttttgctttgttctaTTTGATTTCTGCTTTTGCAAAGCAATCAGTGAATATTGTTCTGGTCCACAGTTTGCATATGTCCCTCACCCAGTGTACCAGCGCTCTCCTCCCGCTCACTGCAGCACAGACGACGAGGACACAGGAGCACGCAGTCCACCATTTGAGGTGTCTGAGGGAGAAGAGGATCATGAGTCACACCTTGCTAGCACTTCCACTAGCATAACAGGTAAGAGAGAAATGGAAGGACTAAAGCCAGGTAGCATTCCACTGTGGCTCGCTGTAACACTTTTCCATTTCATACATTTGAAAGGAAAACATGCTCAACCTTACACACAGGGCCCTATTTATCAAAGCTATGGTGATTctgctgctgtattattatGACAGGAGCATTAGTAGCTCAATTGTTAAGGCTTCTTCAGTGCTGATAAGAAGGTTGTTTGTAAGTTCAAGCCCTGGCATTGCCAAACTCTTTACAAGGACACTGTAccatgactgaccctgtgctctgttCCAATCCTCCTAACAGACTGGTATACAGAAACAAAGGAATTTCACATCTATTTGTCGAAGTCACAATTAAGTTTTATGTACTTCTAAAAACCTTAACGCTCTGAGGAAAAACAGCTGATCTTACCAGCTTATAGTACAGTAGTATAAAATACACTTCTGTATCATAGATGCTGATTCCTGGCAAATTTCTGCTGATACTGtatgaaagaaaacatttaggTTACTTCAAAAAAGTTGTGCACAGACATTTTGTCCTTAGGCACACAAATTCTGGTTAAAGTAGCATATGACCTTTGGAAGTTTTGCACAAAATGACCTGACCCTCttgctaaatatgaaaacaggAGAGCACACTATTCTCTCATATTGCTCCTCAGTCCTTGCATAACTGTATTTAATAACAGAACTGGCAGAACAGTGGAACTCAGAAAGATCCTGACTCATAGCAGTAACAAGCTAATGGCAGTGAGAGAACAGTGTAGGTGTTTCATAAGGTTTTAACATCAAGCACTTGAATATCTTGGAGATTAATTGGAAAACGTAGAAAGGTCACTTTCTACATTTTAGCATTTAACAAATGCTAAAGTCCTCATGTGAATGCTAAAGGGGACAAAAACTTTGCCGTGCATTGGTCTTGACAGCAATCATATCTATTTTTATGAAATTCCTTTTTAACTATAAGTTATCTCTTTGTAACTCTGACTTTACTGACATTTCTATTAACAAAAGGTAATGATGATATGTCAGAAAAAATGGATCAGAATATCAGTTATCTATCATATCATCCAGCTCTGAagcagaaatatataaacagaaagAGGTGACAAGGTTTAAACTTTCCATGTCTCCCGGACACAGAGTTGtacaagtatttttttttatgtttctctaggcaacaaaagaaaaatgcgTCTTTATCAGTTCCTTCTGGAGCTGCTCAGAGAGGGGGATATGAAAGACTGCATTTGGTgggtggacagagagagaggcacctTTCAGTTCTCTTCCAAACACAAGGAGGTGCTGGCCGGCCGCTGGGGCCTGCAGAAGGGCAACCGCAAGAGAATGACCTAT includes the following:
- the spi1a gene encoding transcription factor PU.1a isoform X2, which codes for MPETILHYRMDGCVISSSSDEIVAYDQVFRPQYDFFPYITSDPDGHIETGWDYHTDHTHQSELEVPSSGHFTELHPAAYYYGDMESYHPPLDSSLGTFVPVVTPQFAYVPHPVYQRSPPAHCSTDDEDTGARSPPFEVSEGEEDHESHLASTSTSITGNKRKMRLYQFLLELLREGDMKDCIWWVDRERGTFQFSSKHKEVLAGRWGLQKGNRKRMTYQKMARALRNYGKTGEVKKIKKKLTYQFSTEVLRRMSVEKKYH
- the spi1a gene encoding transcription factor PU.1a isoform X1; the protein is MPETILHYRMDGCVISSSSDEIVAYDQVFRPQYDFFPYITSDPDGHIGVIGHQGRIHPGRSANPLQETGWDYHTDHTHQSELEVPSSGHFTELHPAAYYYGDMESYHPPLDSSLGTFVPVVTPQFAYVPHPVYQRSPPAHCSTDDEDTGARSPPFEVSEGEEDHESHLASTSTSITGNKRKMRLYQFLLELLREGDMKDCIWWVDRERGTFQFSSKHKEVLAGRWGLQKGNRKRMTYQKMARALRNYGKTGEVKKIKKKLTYQFSTEVLRRMSVEKKYH